The proteins below come from a single Tachypleus tridentatus isolate NWPU-2018 chromosome 13, ASM421037v1, whole genome shotgun sequence genomic window:
- the LOC143239898 gene encoding protein phosphatase 1 regulatory subunit 3C-B-like, translated as MIVSASEPIFSHNFLSDYCYTTGFNTYPFRHHHSKVTRYNYSGNATRSSKIPPSQSCPIARDEILPDNDIQQDIKLCKGRKRVWFADDKGLALTEVRILPETSHCLPRWTDQFFEEVSEDVKSYLMAKSSWEVAFPQPASDYVEFRSNLDQQCISLENVIVSNDKFSGTIKVKNISYKKEVFVRVTFDRWLSHEDILASYVPNGLENSASLIDTFTFYVSIPSLARETEVIEFCLCFKSDHSCNWDNNKGRNYRIVTRKKKYKNPLKTQKIVDPVTADFHSWTEFASWNNLITEGPYW; from the coding sequence ATGATCGTCTCTGCCAGTGAGCCTATATTTTCTCACAACTTCCTATCAGACTACTGCTATACCACTGGGTTCAATACTTACCCATTTCGGCACCATCACAGTAAAGTGACCAGATATAACTACAGCGGGAATGCTACTCGCTCCTCCAAAATTCCACCCAGTCAATCTTGTCCCATAGCGCGAGATGAAATTCTGCCCGATAACGATATCCAACAGGACATAAAATTATGTAAGGGTAGAAAACGTGTATGGTTCGCTGACGATAAAGGCCTTGCTTTGACAGAAGTACGGATACTTCCCGAAACATCACACTGTCTACCTCGCTGGACAGACCAGTTTTTCGAAGAAGTGTCTGAAGATGTAAAATCATATCTAATGGCGAAAAGTAGCTGGGAGGTGGCTTTTCCTCAACCAGCCTCAGATTATGTTGAATTTCGTAGTAATTTAGACCAACAGTGTATTTCCCTAGAAAACGTGATTGTTTCAAACGATAAGTTCTCTGGCACCATTAAAGTAAAGAACATTTCGTATAAAAAAGAAGTTTTTGTTCGAGTTACTTTTGACAGATGGCTGAGCCACGAGGATATACTCGCTTCGTATGTCCCTAACGGACTCGAAAATTCGGCGTCACTAATTGATACTTTTACTTTTTACGTTTCCATCCCTTCTTTAGCAAGAGAAACGGAAGTGATTGAGTTTTGTCTATGTTTTAAAAGTGATCACTCTTGTAATTGGGACAATAACAAAGGAAGAAATTATAGGATAGTCACCAGAAAGAAGAAATATAAGAACCCCTTGAAAACCCAAAAAATTGTTGACCCTGTAACAGCAGACTTTCATTCCTGGACGGAGTTTGCCAGTTGGAACAATTTAATAACAGAAGGACCTTATTGGTGA